GATTACGATCACGGCACCGGGCATGGCGTTGGCCATTTCCTGAGCGTGCACGAAGGCCCGCAACGGATTTCCAAAGCCGCCAGCCGGGTGCCATTAATGCCCGGCATGGTGTGCTCCAACGAGCCGGGGTACTACCGAGACCACGCTTTTGGTATCCGCCTGGAAAACCTGGTGGCGGTGCGCCCCTGTGCGGCCCTGGCCGGCGCCGAGCGCGAGATTTATGAATTCGAAGCGCTGACCATGGTGCCCATGGATACCCGCCTGTTCCTGACGTCGTTAATGACCGATGCAGAGATCCAATGGGTGAATGATTACCACCAGCGCGTGCGTGCCGCCATGGCGCCGCGCCTGCAGGGGGATGAGGCCACCCTGGCCTGGTTGGAACGGGCCACCCGGCCCTTGTGAGCGGCGTGTGGTATTGCCTCAGCCAGGCGCCAGCCTGTGAGGTGATACCGCGCAAAATTTCTGCCCTATGCCATACTGAACCTAATCTCAGTTACAGGCGCAAGCGTTAGGTGCATATTCTTATTTGCGATGACTCGGGCATGGCCCGCAAGCAGGCTGCCCGCTCCCTGCCGGCGGGGCTGGCCAGCAGTGTGGCATTTGCTGAACACGGTGCCGCCGCACTCGAGCATCTTTCCGCGAATCGCGTGGACCTGCTGTTGCTCGATCTCACCATGCCGGTGATGGACGGCTACGAAACGCTGGCCGCCATCCGCGAACGCCAGATTGAATGCGGCATTGTAGTGATTTCAGGCGACATTCAGCCCCGGGCCCGGGAAAAAGTCATGAGTCTTGGCGCGCTCGACTTCATTCAAAAGCCCATCGATACTGAAAAACTGCACAACACCTTGCGCGACTACGGTTTTATCGGCGCCGATGAACCCGTCGACGCGGCACCTGCGCCCGCGCAAGCACCGGCGGCCAGCGTGGTGGTGGAAACGCCCACCGTGTCCTCGCTGGAAAGCCTGCAGGAAGTGGCCAACATCGCCATGGGCGACGCCGCCGCAAAACTGGCGCAACTTTTAGGTACCTTCATACAACTGCCCATTCCCAACGTGGCCTGGCTTACGCCGGCAGAACTCGAAATGGCCCTGGGTGTGTTTCAGCTCGGCGGCCAGACCGTGGTCAGCCAGGGGTTTGTGTCCCGCGGCATGGCCGGGGAGGCCTTGCTCTATGCCGACCGCGACGGCGTAACCGGTTTACGCCGGGTGATGGCAGAGTACAAGTCACTTGAGCTCGCCAATCAGGCGCCGATTCTCGACGCCGCCTCGGTATTGATTGGTGCCTTCCTGTCCCGCTTTGGCCATGAAATTGATCTGAGTTTCAGCAAAAGTCAGCCGGTGCTATTGGCTGAAAATATTATGGGCAGTGATTATGTGTACAACTCTGCCGTGGACAATGTGTTGATGGTGGAAATTCCCTACGTGTTTTCCGAGCGCGATTTCGGTTGTGACCTGATGATTCTTTTACCCAAAGCCAGCGGCGAGCGGTTGTTGGATAGGGTGTCGCTGTTGTTGGAGGACGGCTGATGGATATGCGCGAAGTCCATTGGCTGATGGACATGGTCACCCACATTGATCTGGGCCTGGTGGTGTTCGACCGCAAGGGCAAAATTGCTGTGTGGAACCACTTTATGGAAAACCATTCCGGTTTCAGTTCCACCGAAATGCGCGACCAGTGTTTGTTTGAAGTCTATCCGCAGTTGAAGGAAGAGTGGTTTCAACGGGAGCTGGATGCGGTATTGCTGTTGGAAAACGAAGTGTTCATTACCTGGGAGCAGGTGCCGCACTTGTTGCCCTTTGCCGCCTACCGGCCGATTACCGCGAAAGCCCATTTCATGTACCAGAACATCGTGTTGCGTGCCATCCGCAACGCCAGCGGCGACGCCGAGCTGGTATCCATGACCCTGTACGATGTCACCGACATCGCCACCAACAAGCTGGAATTGGAAACCGCCAACAATGAACTGGCGATCTTAAGCCGCACCGACCGGCTCACCGGACTCTACAACCGGGGCTTCTGGCAAGAGCAGCTGGAGCAAAGCTGGTCGTTACATCAGCGCTATGGCCGCACCTACAGTCTGGTGATTTTTGACATCGACCATTTCAAAAAAATCAACGATACCTATGGCCACCAGGCCGGTGATGAAGTGATTCGTCAGGTGTCGGGCGTCACCCGCGACTGTGCGCGCGACAGCGATTGTGTGGGCCGTTACGGGGGTGAGGAATTCACCGTGATTCTGCCGCACACCGATAAAGCCGGTGCGGAAATTTTTGCCGAGCGCTTGCGCAAACAGGTGGAAGCGCTGGCGGTCAGCCATGAAGAGCACACTATCCGCTTTACCATCAGCTTGGGCGTGGCGGAAATCGACAAACGTTACGGCGATGAAGTGCATTGGCTGGAAGCAGCCGACCAGGCGCTGTATCAAAGCAAACACGGCGGCCGCAATCAGGTTTCTCTGGCGCCGGCGTTGACCGACTGATTTCACAGCCGGATCAGATCACCTTCCACCACCCAACGCTGATCCGGGTTGGCACTGGCTCCGGTAAACGGATAGCAGGTGACCAACACCACCTTGTCCGCGTGTTGGCGCGCCAATGGTTCAGCGTGAATATCCACGGCGCCCACCCGACTCACCTGGTAGCGATACCAGCGCCCATCCAGCCCCTGAATCGAAAACGCCTGGCCGGTTTGCAGGTGTTGCAGGTCGGCAAAATGGGTATCCCGGTGACCGCCCACCACACTGTAGCCCTGGCCGAGCGGATCGCTGCCTTCCACCAGGCCCGGGCCAAACGCCAGCGCATTGCCCTGGCCGCCGTTTAACACCATGAGTTCACGGCCGTTGGGCAGCGCGAGTTTTGCCACCGGGTAGGTGTCGGCCCAGGCCCAGGGCCGCACGGCCTGGCCCTGGCTGGCCAGGCTGCTGGCCCAGGCCTCGGCGATCAACACCTGGGCCAGCCAGGCTTTGGCGTGAATCCAGCCGGCCTGGCTGAAGCTGATCAGTGCGCACGCGCAGCACAGGGCGATGGCCAGTTTACGCATGGCGACGTCTCCGCAATAAGCCGGCCATCAGCAGCGAAAGGC
This region of Simiduia agarivorans SA1 = DSM 21679 genomic DNA includes:
- a CDS encoding response regulator, whose translation is MHILICDDSGMARKQAARSLPAGLASSVAFAEHGAAALEHLSANRVDLLLLDLTMPVMDGYETLAAIRERQIECGIVVISGDIQPRAREKVMSLGALDFIQKPIDTEKLHNTLRDYGFIGADEPVDAAPAPAQAPAASVVVETPTVSSLESLQEVANIAMGDAAAKLAQLLGTFIQLPIPNVAWLTPAELEMALGVFQLGGQTVVSQGFVSRGMAGEALLYADRDGVTGLRRVMAEYKSLELANQAPILDAASVLIGAFLSRFGHEIDLSFSKSQPVLLAENIMGSDYVYNSAVDNVLMVEIPYVFSERDFGCDLMILLPKASGERLLDRVSLLLEDG
- a CDS encoding sensor domain-containing diguanylate cyclase, whose amino-acid sequence is MDMREVHWLMDMVTHIDLGLVVFDRKGKIAVWNHFMENHSGFSSTEMRDQCLFEVYPQLKEEWFQRELDAVLLLENEVFITWEQVPHLLPFAAYRPITAKAHFMYQNIVLRAIRNASGDAELVSMTLYDVTDIATNKLELETANNELAILSRTDRLTGLYNRGFWQEQLEQSWSLHQRYGRTYSLVIFDIDHFKKINDTYGHQAGDEVIRQVSGVTRDCARDSDCVGRYGGEEFTVILPHTDKAGAEIFAERLRKQVEALAVSHEEHTIRFTISLGVAEIDKRYGDEVHWLEAADQALYQSKHGGRNQVSLAPALTD
- a CDS encoding class GN sortase; amino-acid sequence: MRKLAIALCCACALISFSQAGWIHAKAWLAQVLIAEAWASSLASQGQAVRPWAWADTYPVAKLALPNGRELMVLNGGQGNALAFGPGLVEGSDPLGQGYSVVGGHRDTHFADLQHLQTGQAFSIQGLDGRWYRYQVSRVGAVDIHAEPLARQHADKVVLVTCYPFTGASANPDQRWVVEGDLIRL